ACGAGTCTCGTGGCCGCCACCTGCCGTCCTTGGAGTTCGCGCAGGCTCTCTTCCCGCAGTTCGATTGACGTTGGGGTGCCCGGCCACCGTTCACCCGTGAGGGCGACATACCCAGTGGTGATCAACTCAACCCTTCCGCGGCGGCCGTGCGGTGGCAGCTTTCCAGCAGCAACGATGTGCAGACCTCGACCACTGTGAGACACCTCTGTCCACGTATCCATTGTCTGAACCAGCTGTTGAGCAGACTCGGTCAGAACGCCATCGTGTATCACGTCATCCAGGTCAACCACGCATAAGGGCCAACGATCCACCACAGAAATCCGCTCGTCGAGCGCCAGCCCGATGCCGTCAACGCTGCCGGCCCGCAGGAGGGAAAGGGCGGCGTTGAATGTGAGGTGGTAACGTCCGTCTCGGACATCCACCGGCCAGCAGCCACCCGCGAACCGAACTGGTACTTTTCCGAGTTTTCCGGACGTGCGTGGTCGCAGTTGAAATGGCACGAAGCGCGGCAGCACTTGTATTTCGTGCGGTAGACCTCGCTCCAGCTGGTACGCCCGTGCCCCTGGTGACATCAGATCACGCTGGCGCATCATGGCTGCCGGCCCTCCCCTGTCAGGCTGCGCTGCCGGTGCACTGAGGCTGCGTTGATGTCGGCGTGAGCGGTATACCCACAGTGCGGGCAGCGAAAGCGGGCACCCACCCGAGCACGTCGACCGACCCATGTGCACCGCGAGCAGGTCGAACTGCTGTACTGGCACCGCGTGTATTGCACAGTCACGCCGTGGAGGGGTGCGAGCGCCACCAGATGATCCAGTGCTGTGCGAAGGCCCACGCGGGCGGCATACTCCCCAAACCACTGCTGCCGTCGCTGAAATGCGCCCCAGTCGGTGTCCTCGATTACGACGCTCCGGTGTGCCAGCGCCAGGGCATGCAGTTCCGCGTATGCCGGACGCATGCGTTCAATCAGGGCCAGCCGGTGCGCGACTCTTGCCCGAGCCTCATCCTGCATACTCACTGGCACCACTCGCGTAGGGAGAAGCTCTGGCTCCTCCCAGGCTCCACCGGTGGGCCGTCTAATGACCCCACGCAGCGTCCCTGACGCGTACCCAACAACATTCTGGAATCCCGGATCCAGGCCAATCAGGTCGTCGATCGTCCACCGAGGACTGGCAGGTGCCCTGACCCGGAACCGCCAGACCACCTGCCACGCATGGGATTCACCAGGTCGCTCGACACGCTGAATGACGACGCGTTCCGTGACGGCTAGATCACTTGCGTGTGGGGCGTCAATCACCACTGGGTCGTCGAGTGAGATGCCTGCGGCCTGATACCGCGCGCGGATCCGCAGAGCCAGCCGTGACGCCTCGTGATTCCCGCTCTCCAGCCAGGCCTGCTCGGCCCGATGCAGCCGCTGTTGCTCCGAGAGGAGCCTCCGCTGCCGCTGACTCCACAAGGCTCCCCAGTAGGGGTCCGGCAGCAGCCGGACATCCGCGTGCACCCTCCCTACGCGCGCCACCTCAATCGTGGCACCGTCTACGAGCAGCACCCCCTGATCAACATGCAGTTCGACAGGGCGGAAGGGGGACCAGGGAGGGGGAAGCTCGGAAACTCGAACCGATTCATTTCCCACATGCGCTCGCCACTCCCGCAGCGTCTGACGCACCATCCACGCCAGGGCTGACGCTGGAACAACCTCCAGCCAACCCATCGCATCTCGGACCGACCGGAATGAAACAAGGTACTCATTGGTGGTCGGGACTGATACCCGCACATAGGTGTCATGAGGAGGCAACCTTGGGAGAGGCACAGTGGCCTGCGCTTCGCGGGCTGCCCCGGCGACTTCCAGCAGGGTGATGTTGTGGCCTGCGGCCAGCAGTTGCAGGTGCGTGTTGACGGTCGCCTGCGCGCGCAACACCACATCCCAAATCCGGTGCATTCCCGGAGCCGGATACAGCGGCACGGCAAGATCGACAGAAACGACATTGGTCATGATGGCCTCTTTGAGCAACAGGCCTCCAGCGTCATCGCTGGCCGGCACGGATGCCCTTCTGTCCACGAATCCGGCCTCGTTCCTGAGGCCCACCATCCGGGACTCCGAACCTAACTGGGCGCCTGGCGCTCCAGCAGCAATGGGCCGGGTCAGCCCACACCACGTGCCTCGGCCACGGCCCCATCACCGCACCCCTGGCTCAGCACCTGACCCCCCTCCCCGTGCTTACCCTGGCCTGCGCCAGAAGTCGCCTCATAAGCTGACTGGTCGGTCCGAACAAACAACACGTCCGAAGCGACGCGGTGCGCGTACAGTGGGTGTACCAATGAGGGTTCTCACGTTTTTTAACCATTCGGGCGGCGCGGGCAAAACCAGCTTGACGCGCGACATCGGCTATGAGTTGTCCACGCGCGGTCTGAGGGTCCTGTTGATCGACCTGGACCCGCAGGCGAACCTCAGCAGCGCATTGGGGGTCAGCACCACCGACCTGGCGGATACGGTCTACCGCACGGTCATCGAGGATGAGCCCCTGCCCACGCCGGTAGACGCCCACGGGATGGGGATTATTCCCTCGATGATCGACCTTGCCATGGCCGAAGCGCAGATGCCCGGGGTGGTCGGAGCGGAACTGGCCCTGCGCACCCACCTCCAGCTCCTCAAAAGCCAGCAGGACGTGGTGCTGATCGACTCTCCCCCATCGCTGGGCGCCCTCGCGGTGCTGGCCGCCCTGGCTGCTGACCAGCTCATCGTTCCGGTACCCACAAAAGATAAAGGGATTTTGGGGCTTCGGGGCGTTCAGCGGGCGCTGCGCATGTACCGGCGGTTGCGGCCCGACCTCTCCATCGGCCTGTACATCCCCACTATGTACGACCGCCGGGCACTGCACGACCGCGAAACCCTCGATACCATCCGGGCCCAGCTCTCCCCTGTCGCGAGTGAGATGTCGCTGCGGGGAGCCGTGTGGAACG
This portion of the Deinococcus malanensis genome encodes:
- a CDS encoding zinc ribbon domain-containing protein codes for the protein MPASDDAGGLLLKEAIMTNVVSVDLAVPLYPAPGMHRIWDVVLRAQATVNTHLQLLAAGHNITLLEVAGAAREAQATVPLPRLPPHDTYVRVSVPTTNEYLVSFRSVRDAMGWLEVVPASALAWMVRQTLREWRAHVGNESVRVSELPPPWSPFRPVELHVDQGVLLVDGATIEVARVGRVHADVRLLPDPYWGALWSQRQRRLLSEQQRLHRAEQAWLESGNHEASRLALRIRARYQAAGISLDDPVVIDAPHASDLAVTERVVIQRVERPGESHAWQVVWRFRVRAPASPRWTIDDLIGLDPGFQNVVGYASGTLRGVIRRPTGGAWEEPELLPTRVVPVSMQDEARARVAHRLALIERMRPAYAELHALALAHRSVVIEDTDWGAFQRRQQWFGEYAARVGLRTALDHLVALAPLHGVTVQYTRCQYSSSTCSRCTWVGRRARVGARFRCPHCGYTAHADINAASVHRQRSLTGEGRQP
- a CDS encoding ParA family protein, encoding MRVLTFFNHSGGAGKTSLTRDIGYELSTRGLRVLLIDLDPQANLSSALGVSTTDLADTVYRTVIEDEPLPTPVDAHGMGIIPSMIDLAMAEAQMPGVVGAELALRTHLQLLKSQQDVVLIDSPPSLGALAVLAALAADQLIVPVPTKDKGILGLRGVQRALRMYRRLRPDLSIGLYIPTMYDRRALHDRETLDTIRAQLSPVASEMSLRGAVWNDSWRAQKPVRLFDPSSDVVTQVQRVTDELIAAVGLPDGVTHG